TGCAATAGGAAAACCGAAAAGGTTACTCGATCCATCTGCTGGTTTATCTGCACCAACACCGATGCCGCAGAGTCCGTACATATATAATCAACAGGTACAAGTCAAGGAAGATACAGAGTACAATAACACTTTATCGTGGAACATGAATGAGTTGCCGTCTCTATCTTATTTTTCAGGTTCCTATGACTAACAATACGCCGCTCGAATATGGTTTCAACATGCCGGAGCAACAGCCACCCGCGTACGGATTCAACACTCCGCCGATGCAAGGCTACCCGTCTAACGAGAATCATGGAGAAGAATATTCGTCTCCGCAATTTACCACACAATTACTGGCGCAACCAATCGTGGCGAACATGGCCATGCAATACGGGAACGCTTTGGCAGGAACTGGGAAGCAGCAATTTGCGAAATACCTGCCGGTTACGgctttgaaatactatttcacTGTCGATACCGACTACGTTCTGACGAAGCTAGCCTTGGTGTTCTTCCCATTCACTCACAAAGTAAGTTTCATAAATGGCACGTGTAATTCCTGTCTAATCGCTTGACTGGTGTTTCTACAGGACTGGTCCGTGAAGTACGAGCAGGACGTACCGTTGCAACCAcgcttcgagaaaaacgcgccCGATATGTATATCCCAGCGATGGCATTTCTAACGTACGTAGCAATGGCAGGATTAGTATTAGGGATGCAGGAACGTTTCTCTCCGGAGCAGTTAGGTATTTTGGCAAGCTCCGCGCTCGCGTGGGGTATCATAGAACTACTAGTGCACATTGTAAGTCTTTACGTAATGAACATCGAAACAAGCCTGTCGACGTTAGATTTGTTGGCTTACTGCGGTTACAAATATGTTGGTATTAACGCGGCTCTTGCAGTTTCGATAGTCTTTCGAAGGTTAGGGTATTACGCGGTTTTGTTGTATTTCAGTGGGTCGTTAGCATTCTTCCTTATGCGGTCTTTAAAGTTAAGGGTCATTCCGCAGGATCATAGCACGTACACGGCGTCTGGTAACAAAAGGAGGGTCTATTTTATATTGTTCGTAGCGGGCATTCAACCTCTATTGATGTGGTGGTTATCGTATCACCTGATTTAAATGGTAATTAGACGGGACAATTGGAAATACGTCCGAAGGAGATGAAATGTGTATATTTATTTGATTATTCATGTCATCTAtgcatttttgtaataaaaagttGTCGAAAAAATCATTGCTCATTTAGAGCTGTTATTGTGTATAAGAgcatctttattttttatatttcttaaattatgTGTAACGCTCTTAAATCTCTTCGGCTACTTCGTTAGACCTTGTTCTTTAATGCACTGCAAATAATGGTAAATTTTACTAGGTGAATGCATACGTAATTCTTTCGGCTATTATTCTTTGATTCCGAGCTTCTCATTCGTATGGAACATTGAAATGTACGAAATATGGAAATTCCACGTGCACCGATCTAAATACGAGAGAGCTATTCGAATTCTACTTGAAAGAACGAGTATAATTTAATGATTTAATCGTTATATAGTAACGAAAGCATTATTATTCTCAGTCATACGAAAATTTCATTGAATGAAATGTTATTCCCCATTTGTTTTATCGCCATTTtgatcgattttgaaaaacctctTAAGTAGTAACGCCTACTAATCAGAGGTTCGATCTATACATATGTAAttacataaaattgaaaaataaagaatatcatTGACAATAATTGTTTCTTTGCAACCGAGCAGCAGTCGTCATTCGTAGATGATATCTACTTTATTGGTAAAGATAaaggaattttattgaaataaaaatttcctcgACAaataatgtattcgaatacattttcACGCGAATAGGACACTGTTATCTATCAATAATATCTATTTCATCTGTGTGCTCTGaaacatttattcgaatacatgTTCGCTgaaatgtatattttaataaaaccatTCAAATAACATTGAATCCTGTCAGTAACGTATGTATCAACAAATAAGCTTGCCGTAATTAGGTACGTAATCCATGCGCGCGCATAATTCGCGCGTCGCCCAAGAGGTGTCTTCGTGCATTCTCGTGCGTGTTCGCCGGCCGACGGAAGGTGTCGTTCGCGTGGCGCCACGAGTGGGGTTAGTCAGTCAGCCGCGAGCTGCGGTGATATAAAGGTGTGGTGTGTGTTTCTGTGGGCCGACGGGCCAAAAATGGCGGAGCGCACGAAGACGACAGCCCCGGCTACCCGGCCCGTTCCCATGAAGCTGTTTGCCACCTGGGAAGTGGACCGCACAGCACCGAACTGCATACCCAGGTAATTAATAATCGACGCCCGATCTTCGCCCGCCTCCCGTCTTTCACGTGACGTTCATTCGTGTCATTATCCCGTGTCACCACTGGACGCCAGTGTCTCGCGGCGGGCATTCACACGCCCTTTTTTCCATCATCACTCGCATTTTTCCGTTCGCACCCTTGACTCAAGGCCGCCGTTCGTCGCGTACCTATCTGACCTCACCTCGAGTTcgcgtttttcttttataacaTACGCGCGTCGTAGGTTATTCGGACTGCGTGCTAGGCTATCGGGACTGCGTGGCGCGCTCTGCCCACCACCGTCTCCCGCTAGCTGTCAATCGGGCCTGACAGGTCTCCGAAACACAGATCGCAATCACGatcttcctaattttttttatactgttatCGTAGCCCGCGGG
This region of Andrena cerasifolii isolate SP2316 chromosome 4, iyAndCera1_principal, whole genome shotgun sequence genomic DNA includes:
- the Yif1 gene encoding yip1d-interacting factor 1, which gives rise to MNYNHSSARRGKPKRLLDPSAGLSAPTPMPQSPYIYNQQVPMTNNTPLEYGFNMPEQQPPAYGFNTPPMQGYPSNENHGEEYSSPQFTTQLLAQPIVANMAMQYGNALAGTGKQQFAKYLPVTALKYYFTVDTDYVLTKLALVFFPFTHKDWSVKYEQDVPLQPRFEKNAPDMYIPAMAFLTYVAMAGLVLGMQERFSPEQLGILASSALAWGIIELLVHIVSLYVMNIETSLSTLDLLAYCGYKYVGINAALAVSIVFRRLGYYAVLLYFSGSLAFFLMRSLKLRVIPQDHSTYTASGNKRRVYFILFVAGIQPLLMWWLSYHLI